The region CCACGCCGGGGTATTTATAGGTGCTGCCATCCGGCATTGCCAAAACAAGCGTTGAATCCCGCCCTGAACTTTTCTGGCTTTGCAGTTTCAGAAAACGCGGAATTTCCGACGCATCCACCTGAAGATCGGCCGCAATCGGGTTGTCCGATGAAATTGTGTTAAGGGGCGTTGAACCCGGTGCGACAGCCGCGCCAAGCCGTACCTGCGAGATACCAATAGTGCCATCCAGCGGGGCGTAAATGGTGGTGTATTTCAGGTTAGTACCCACCTGTCGGATAGTCGCCTGCGCGGCTTCGACTTGCATTCGTGTAGCTTCCAGCGAGGCATTGGCGTTATCGACCAATTGCTTGGCAACCGCGTCCTGCTGCGCCAGCGTGTTGTACCGGTCGGCGTCTTTCTGGGCCCGGTTGAGGTTTGCCTTTTGTACGTTCAGGTTAGCAACTGCCTGATCGTACCCGGCGCGGTATTGCTGCGGATCAATGGTGTACAGCTTCTGGCCCTTCCGAACCTGCTGTCCATCCTGAAAGAAAATGCCCGTAATATTACCCGACACCTGCGGCTGAATCTCCACTTCAACCAATGCCGTAATTGTAGCCGGGAACTGGTCATAATAGGTTGCGTTACCTTTCTCCACCTTCACGGCGGTTACGGGTGTTGGCGGTGGAGGAGCCTGTTGCTGTTCATCTTTCTTACCTCCGCAGGCAGCAAGCGAAATCGTGAGTATAGTACCCGCTATGGCCAGATTTATAGATTGTTTCATAATTCCAAAGACTCGTTTATCGCACTTGGGCA is a window of Spirosoma linguale DSM 74 DNA encoding:
- a CDS encoding efflux transporter, RND family, MFP subunit (TIGRFAM: efflux transporter, RND family, MFP subunit~PFAM: secretion protein HlyD family protein~KEGG: eba:ebA1971 acriflavin resistance protein A); amino-acid sequence: MKQSINLAIAGTILTISLAACGGKKDEQQQAPPPPTPVTAVKVEKGNATYYDQFPATITALVEVEIQPQVSGNITGIFFQDGQQVRKGQKLYTIDPQQYRAGYDQAVANLNVQKANLNRAQKDADRYNTLAQQDAVAKQLVDNANASLEATRMQVEAAQATIRQVGTNLKYTTIYAPLDGTIGISQVRLGAAVAPGSTPLNTISSDNPIAADLQVDASEIPRFLKLQSQKSSGRDSTLVLAMPDGSTYKYPGVVRIVDRAVDPQTGTLRVRVAFPNPEKQLKVGINANVRVKNSTGQPQVLIPYQSVTEQMSEYFVFVVGDSSKVTQKKVTLGARINDKVIVKEGLKEGEMVVTEGTQKIREGAKVKVSNGQ